Within the Dolichospermum compactum NIES-806 genome, the region AAGGGGAAATTTATATTCAAGGAGTACGCAGAGAAGGTTTAATAGAAGATGCTGCTGATCCGGTGGGAATTGGCATGGTATTTCAGCAAGCAGCCCTATTTGATTCGTTGACAGTGGAGGAAAACATTGGATTTCTACTTTATCAACATTCTCGACTCAAGCGATCGCACATTCGGGAATTAGTCAATCAAAAATTAGAATTGGTAGGACTAGCAGATATTAGTCACCTTTACCCATCAGAACTTTCTGGAGGAATGCGAAAAAGAGTCAGTTTTGCTCGTGCTATTATGTCAAATCCTCAACGGCCTACAGATAGTCCAGAGGTTCTATTATACGATGAACCTACAGCCGGATTAGATCCCATTGCCTCAACGGTAATTGAGGACTTAATCCGTGATTTACAAAATACACAAGGAGTCTGTAGTACCTACTCCATTGTCACTCACCAAGAAAGCACTATTCGGCGGACATCCGATCAAATAGTATTTCTTTATCAAGGAAAAGTGCAATGGCAAGGTACAGTAGTTGCCTTAGATCACACAGAAAATGCCCTAATTAGACAGTTTATGAGTGGAAGTGTAAATGGACCCATTCAAGTGGCTGGTTAAGTACTAAATCAAATTGCTGAGTTTAACGCTATCTGTGGAGGAATAAATGCGAGGTCTAATTAGCAGTTTCACGTCTGCACGCATGATGAGAGAAGGTTCTGTAGGATTGTTGCTCCTGGTAGGGTTAGGCGCATTTGGAATAATTTTACTGTGGTTAAATAGAATCACTCCCGGAGAAACTTCTTACAAAGCAACTATCGAATTTGCCAACGCTGGGGGAATGCAAAAGGGTTCAGTAGTCCGTTTTCGGGGTGTGAAAGTGGGAACTATCACCAAGGTTCAACCCGGAACAAATGCCATTGATGTGGAAATTCAAATTAACTCCCCTGATTTAATAATTCCCAGTAATTCCCTCATTGAAGCTAATCAAAGTGGATTAATTAGCGAAAATATTATTGAAATTACTCCAAAAGGAGATTTACCAGGGAAGTTATCTGCCAAACCTCTAGATAAAGACTGTAATTCTAGTTTGATTATTTGTAATGGTTCTCGCTTAAGAGGGATAATTGGTATTAGTGTAGATGAACTGATGCGTCAATCAACCATTTTTGCGGCTCAATATAGTAACGAAAATTTCTATAAAAATGTGAATCGCACCTTAGAAACCTCGGCTAATGCTGCTGCTAATATCGCCGATTTAAGTAAGGATTTACAAAATTTGAGCAAAACCTTCAAAGGACAAATAAATGTATTTTCTGGAACAGCATCTACATTACAACGCTCTACAACCCAATTAACTGAAACTGCTAATAAAACTGCAGATCAATTAGGGACAACAGCTAAAGATTTTAGTGTCACAGCTAAACAAGCAAGTCGCTTACTGACAAATTTAGATAATCTCATTACTACTAATCGTTCTTCTCTAGTTGGTACTTTAAATAGTATGACGGAGACAAGTAACCAACTTAGACAGACGGTTACAAGTTTATCACCTGCCATTAATCGCTTAACTCAAGGACAATTATTAACCAATCTAGAAACCCTATCAGCAAATGCAGCCGAGGCTTCTGTGAATTTAAAAGATGCCTCTAAAACTTTAAATGATCCAAAAAACATTGTTTTATTGCAGCAAACCTTAGATTCAGCGAGAGCAACATTTGAAAATACCCAAAAAATCACCGCTGATTTAGATGAATTAACAGGTGATCCTAAGTTTCGTCAAAATATGCTGCGATTGGTAAATGGTCTGAGTAAATTAGTTTCTTCTAGCAAAGACATCCAAGAAAAAACCAAGGTAGCTGTAACTCTAGATGCTCTCAAAGCTGATGCTAATCACCCAAAGGTAGTAATTACCGCACCTGTTCCCGAAAAACAAATATTAGTAATAAATTCCGCACCCAAAATAGTGGAGAAAGTGGAAACAACCCCCCAACCACCCACAGAATCACCCAATTCATCCCAAGAACAACTCCTCCAGAAACTTCGAGACTATCGAGAGAAGGGAATAGGTGACAGGTGACAGGTGACAGGTGACAGGGAAGGAATTTTCTTCTTTCTTTCTCCTGAACTCCTGATAGCGCAGCGTGGCGTTAGCCATACTCCGAACTCCTTAATTCCAATCCTGCTCATCTTTTTTGCCACGACTTTTGTAAATTCCGCCTGTATCATGGATTTGACGGGTTTTGGCAAATAGTTCAGCTTCAGTTAAACCCCAACGTTGCAAAACTTTATCTAAGTTGCTTTGGATGTCTCGCGCACCGGGGAAACCTTGATAACGAATTTTTAGTCTAGCTAATTCCGATAAATTGTAGTCCGTTGCGTCTTGAGCGAGTAAAATATCAATAAGGGGGCGATCGCGGTTGTAGAGTGGATGTTGTTGGTCTTTACCACCGAGAATTTCTGTCATCATCAATACCTGTACGAAGTTAGCAATCCATCAACAACTCAAGATCAAAAATCTCGACCATTGCTAATTATCCACCATTGTCTACTGAATGACGGCAACTACGCCTTGTCACTTACGGCTCTCACTACTGCCATTCAGCTTAAAATAAAGATACATTATCTTTAAGAAAATACAAGAAACTCTAGATAAGGGTGAACTTATATCTCACCCAAAGACCAAGCAGCACGAGGGAAAGAACCCGCTATGTTTGAACACTTCACTTCCGAAGCCATTAGGGTAATCATGTTAGCTCAGGAGGAAGCACGACGACTGGGACACAACTTTGTAGGAACAGAACAAATTCTCCTGGGTTTAATGGGAGAAGGAACAGGTGTTGCTGCTAAGGTACTAGCTGAGTTGGGTGTTACCCTGAAAGAAGCCCGTCGAGAAGTAGAAAAAATAATTGGCCGGGGTTCTGGGTTTGTCCCTCCGGAAATTCCTTTTACCCCGAAAGTCAAAAGCCTGTTTGAGCAATCTTTCCGAGAGGCTCACGGTCTTGGACATAATTACATAAACACTGAACACTTATTATTAGGTTTAACGGAGGCTGGTGAAGGAGTCGCCGCCAAAGTATTACAAAATCTAGGAGTGGATTTACCAGTTATCCGTTCGGCTGTGATGAGCCGATTGGGTGAAGACACAGCGGTTGTCACTGGTGGTAGAAGTAATTCCCAGCGAAATCAAAATTTATCTATAGAGGAGTTTGGCAGAAACCTCACCAAACTGGCTCAGGATGGCAGGCTAGACCCAGTAGTCGGTCGCCAGACGGAAATTGAAAGAACGGTGCAAATTCTCGGTCGGAGAACTAAAAATAACCCGGTTTTGATTGGTGAGCCAGGTGTGGGGAAAACAGCGATCGCCGAAGGTCTAGCCCAACGCATTGTCAATCAAGATGTCCCCGAAATTTTACTTGATAAACAAGTAATTAGTTTGGATATGGGGTCTGTGGTGGCGGGAACTCGCTTCCGGGGTGACTTTGAGGAACGCCTCAAGAAAATCATGGAGGAGATCCGCACAGCAGGAAACATCATCTTAGTGATTGATGAAATTCATACCTTAGTCGGTGCAGGTGGCACAGAAGGCGGTTTGGATGCAGCTAATATCCTCAAACCGGCTCTAGCCCGGGGAGAACTCCAGTGTATTGGTGCAACCACATTAGATGAATATCGTCAACACATCGAACGGGATGCGGCTCTAGAGCGGCG harbors:
- a CDS encoding ABC transporter ATP-binding protein, with product MIETLEPLIELKGISKTFGNNKVLDNVDLKIYRGQALGIIGPSGTGKSTVLRIIAGLLKPDEGEIYIQGVRREGLIEDAADPVGIGMVFQQAALFDSLTVEENIGFLLYQHSRLKRSHIRELVNQKLELVGLADISHLYPSELSGGMRKRVSFARAIMSNPQRPTDSPEVLLYDEPTAGLDPIASTVIEDLIRDLQNTQGVCSTYSIVTHQESTIRRTSDQIVFLYQGKVQWQGTVVALDHTENALIRQFMSGSVNGPIQVAG
- a CDS encoding MlaD family protein; the protein is MRGLISSFTSARMMREGSVGLLLLVGLGAFGIILLWLNRITPGETSYKATIEFANAGGMQKGSVVRFRGVKVGTITKVQPGTNAIDVEIQINSPDLIIPSNSLIEANQSGLISENIIEITPKGDLPGKLSAKPLDKDCNSSLIICNGSRLRGIIGISVDELMRQSTIFAAQYSNENFYKNVNRTLETSANAAANIADLSKDLQNLSKTFKGQINVFSGTASTLQRSTTQLTETANKTADQLGTTAKDFSVTAKQASRLLTNLDNLITTNRSSLVGTLNSMTETSNQLRQTVTSLSPAINRLTQGQLLTNLETLSANAAEASVNLKDASKTLNDPKNIVLLQQTLDSARATFENTQKITADLDELTGDPKFRQNMLRLVNGLSKLVSSSKDIQEKTKVAVTLDALKADANHPKVVITAPVPEKQILVINSAPKIVEKVETTPQPPTESPNSSQEQLLQKLRDYREKGIGDR
- a CDS encoding DUF3288 family protein gives rise to the protein MTEILGGKDQQHPLYNRDRPLIDILLAQDATDYNLSELARLKIRYQGFPGARDIQSNLDKVLQRWGLTEAELFAKTRQIHDTGGIYKSRGKKDEQDWN